The following nucleotide sequence is from Erythrobacter aurantius.
TGCCCACGATCACCAGCCGTGCGCCTTCAATCATCGGCTGTGCGCCAATCGCGATATCATGACCCTTGCGCGCGATCAGCGCGCCCACGCTCACCAGCAGCGGTGCATTGTCGGGCAGGGCAAAGCCGATCTCGCCGCTGATCTGGGCGCGCAGCCGGGTGTGGTCAAACGGCCGGAACCGGTCGCGATCCAGCCCGGTGTAATGCAGCGTGATCTTCTCGCGCGGCATTCCCATGCCCACCATTTCCTCTGCCAGCGCCTGACTGACGGAAAGGATGCCGGTGGCGCGGCGGGCGGCTTCGAGCATTTGTTCCCGCGCGAAATCCAGCCCGCCCCAATAGGTGATGTCGCTGCCTCGCGCCTTCAGCGACAGCGGAAGGCCCAGCCTTTGCGCGATCCATGCCGCCGCCGGCCCATCGGGAAAGAAGAATTGCGCGTCGATCACGTCAATCGGCGTTTGCGCGTGAATCCGCTCGATCACGGGCAGGGCCGCCTTGGCGATGGCCGAGGCATTACGCCGCGCACCCACCGCCGGAATCAGGGTGAAGCGCGGGCGGTGGACGGCAATGCCGCCTTCCTCCCCAATCTCGTCGAGCTGTGACAAGGCGCGGTATCGTCCCAATGCCAGCGGCGGAATCCCGATCGGATTGACCACGCTGACACGCCAGTCACCGCGTTTTGCCAGCGCTTCGAGCGAGCGCGCGACAAAGGTGCCAAAGCGCGGGTTCACCGCGTTGGGATAGAGCGTGCTGAGCGCAAGGACGTGCTTCATCCCGGTATCCTTCGCGCTGGCTTCACGTTCCTGATCTCCTGTCTCGCGTTTGCGATAGGGCGCGCGGGGTTAACGCGGCATAACCGGCGCGGCTTTGCGTCAGAGCGGGCGCACCAGCATCGTCGCGACCGCGATCCACGGCGGATTGTCTATAACCTGCTGCTTGTTCCCGGCCTGTGAAGGGAGAATTCCGACCAGCGTGCCTTTCTGGTCGATCAGCCGTCCGAAGGCGAAACGACCGCCGGGGCGCGGGACAAGGCAATCGCGGTTGATCGCGCTTCCTGCGTTTTCGGGCGCAACCTGTCGCAGCCACACCATGTCGCCGGGGCGGTATTCCCCGATCGATGCGGTCACTTCCAGCACCATCATGATCGCGTCCGATCCTTGCGCCGCGATTTCCGTCGGCAGGATCGCTTCGCGTGGGGCAGGCAGCGCTTCGGGTTCGCCAAAGCCCAACTCGGCAACAATCCGGGCGCGCGGCTGGGCTTCGGATCGGACGAGGATTTCGGGATCGACACCCAAAGCCGTGCCGATGCGGTCCATCCACTTGGTCGAAAGGTTGCGCATTCCTGTTTCGAGCCTGCCGATCGTCTGCGCGGTGGTGGGCGGGGTGCACGCCTCTGCCAGATCGGCGAGTGTCATTCCCTTTGCCTTGCGGATTTCGCGGATGCGATTGATCATCGGGTGAATGCCCTTCTGCGGTTGTGATCAGGCTGGTTCGTGTAACCAAGATGGCAATTTTCATTTTCCTACATCACCGCAGTCAATGCAAGTCCGTTTTCACCAAATCGGTGAATATGGAGCAATTGGAATGCGCAAACTGGTGGAACGGGAGCTGACGTCCGAAGGGCCGCGTCGCGGCGGTGAAAGGAGCAAGGGGCGGCGCAGTGTCACCGTCAACCTGGGGGAATCGCCGCTCAGCTGGCTGCATGCGCGCGGTCATATCGATGATCGTCTGTTTCAGGCGGGCGAAATCCTGCGGCGCGATTTCGAACGCGCGCAGCTATCCGCCAATGTCACCATGCGCTGGGACCCGGTGCGGGTGAAGACCACCGGCGATCAGGTGCTGAGTGCGACCGAGCGGCAGGTCGCGGCCAAACAGCGTTTCGACGGCGCGATCCGCGCTGCCGGTAAGGGGCTCGAAGATGTGCTGTGGCGCGTGGTGTGCGCGGGTGAAGGGCTGCCCGAAGCGGAAAAGGGGCTGGGGTGGCCGGCGCGCAGCGGCAAGCTGGTGCTGAAGCTGGCGCTGGACCGGGTGGCCGATTACTACCGGATCAGGTGAGGGAGGCGGAAGGCATGAAGATCGGACGGGTGCGGCCCGAATTGCGAGCCGAAGTGCGTGCCTATATGCGGCTTGTTCGCTTGACCGGGCTGGCGCTGCTCGCTCTGGGCGGGGGGCTGGTCGTGTGGCCTCGGTTATCGGGACAATGGCTCATGGCCGGGCCGGTGCCACTGCAATGGATCGGGTTCGGTCTGGTCGGCGCCGCCTGGATCATCTTCGCCTTTGTCATCGTGCGGCGCACCAGATTTTACCGCGCGAGGATTGCCGAGATGGCGCGAGAGGCCGATTCCGACAGAGCAGCAAGATGAATGCGACTATGCCGACAGTCTGGATCAACCCGATGCGATCTGGCAGGTCATAGCATATGGGCAAGAGCATCCTCCGCTATGGCCTTTTGTATGGCGCCCCGCTCGCTCTGGTGGCGATCACGCTGCAGTGGGCGCAATACCGGTATCTCGTGCTCAGCATGCCGGGCGAAGCCTATGTCGCGGTCGTGGCGGCGATATTCATCGCGCTCGGAATCTGGGTCGGCATGCGGCTGACTGCTGCGCCGCCTGCGGCCGAATTCGAACGCAATGAAAAGGCGATCGCATCGTTGGGCCTGACCCGGCGCGAATGCGAAATCCTCGATCATCTCGCCAAGGGTTCGAGCAACAAGGAAATCGCCCGCGCTCTGAAAGTGTCACCCAACACGGTGAAAACCCACGTCGCGAGCCTGTTTGCAAAGCTGGATGTTAGCGGCCGGGGCAAAGCGGTGGAAGCGGCACGCAATCTGTCGCTTATCCCGTGAATCCGGGCCATAATTCAGGGTGAGACGCGCGAAATCACCCATCTGGGTGATGGTCTTGATGGTTCCGAAGGGCCAGTCCCGTTGCGTGCCCCGCACCTGAGGGCATCCCCGGCAAGGGGTCATGCAAAAGGAGAAATGAAATGCTGCGTTATGCCCTGATCTACGGTGGTATCATCGGTGTGGTCGTGATCGCGCTCATGTCGCTTTCGCTGTTCGGCCTGGGTCCGGATTCGGCTGCTGCGACCGAGCTGGCGGGCTATGCGACCATGCTTGTGGTGCTCAGCCTGCTGTTTGTCGGGATCAAGCGATACCGTGATGTCGAACACGGCGGGGTGATCAGGTTTTCGCAAGGCGCCGCCGTCGGTATCGGGATCGCAGTCGTGGCCGGGGTGATTTACGCGATCAGCTGGGAAGTTGTGCTGGCCGTGACCGATTATTCCTTCATCGAAACCTATTCGCAGAGCATGATCGACAGTGTCCGGGCAAGCGGCCTTGATCCGGCTGCGGAAGCCGCGAGGATTGCCGAGATCAGTCAGAGCATGGAAGCCTATCGCAACCCGCTGTTTCGGCTGCCGATCACCTTTATCGAGATTTTCCCGGTCGGGCTGATCGTGGCGCTGATTTCGGCGCTGATCCTGAAGAACCCAAGGGTGCTTCCGGCGCGCGCCGCGACGGGGGCCGGTGCGTGACATTTCCCGCCCGCAAAAGTGACACTTTGGGGCCTGCAAAAGTGACGCTTTGGCAGGGCGCGGTTACACTTTCCCGGCAAAAGGTGACAGTTGGCGGCGCAAGGTCACAGTTTGCCGGGCCAAGGGTGACACTTTCGGATTTTTTCCTCTGGACCGTGTTCCACCTGTTCCAGCCTGTAGGGATTGCGGGCCGTTATCCCTCGACCCGTTCGGCGAGTTCCAGCCAGCGTTCCTCGGCGGCGTCCTTCTCCGCCCGCGCGTTCTCGATGCCTTTGGATATGGTCGCGAACCGCTTTGGATCGGAGGTGTAGAGGTCGGGATCGGCAAGGATCGCCTCGCCCTTGGCAATCGCGGCCTCCAGCTCCTCGATCCGGGTGGGGAGCAGCTCGTAATCGCGCTGGTCCTTGTACGAAAGCTTGTCGGCCTTGGGCGGGGCTGGAGCCGGGGCGGGGGCGGTCGATGCAGTGGCGGCGGGTTTCGCCTTCGATTGCACCGGCTGGCGGCGGCGCGCTTCCCAATCGGCATAGCCGCCCGCGACGATATCGACCTTGCCCGACCCGTCGAGGCCGAGCGTGATGGTGACGGTCTTGTCGAGGAAGTCGCGATCGTGGCTGACGATCAGGACGGTGCCTTCGAAATCGGCGATCACCTCCTGCAAGAGGTCAAGCGTTTCGAGGTCGAGATCGTTGGTCGGCTCGTCCAGCACGAGCAGGTTCGCGGTGCGCGCGAACTCGCGGGCGAGCAGCAGGCGCGAGCGCTCACCGCCCGACATGATGCCGACCTTGGTATCGACCAGCTTGGGATCGAACAGGAAGTCCTTGAGGTATGCCTGCACATGCTTTCGCACGCCGCGCACGTCGATCCAGTCGCCGCCTTCGGCAAGGATCTGGCGCACGGTCGCATCGGGTTCCAGCAGCTTCCTCTGCTGGTCGATCATCACGCCCGAAAGCGTGCGCGCGCGCTGGACGGTGCCGGTATCGGGCTCCAGATCGCCGGTCAGCAGTTTGAGCAGCGTCGTCTTGCCCGCGCCATTGGCGCCGACAATGCCGATCCGGTCGCCGTTCTGGATGCGCAGGGTGAACGGCTTGATCACCTGCCGCCCGTCGTATGTCTTGGAAATGCCCTCGGCGACGATCACCGACTTGGACTTGAACTCCTCGTCATTGGCGAGCTTGAGCTTGGCCGATCCGCTGTCCGATATCATCGCGGCGCGGGCGGCGCGCATCTGGTACAGCTTCTCCAGCCGGCCCTGGTTGCGCTTGCGCCGGGCGGTGACACCGCGTTCGAGCCAGTGCGCCTCGATCTTGAGCTTGGCGTCGAGCTTTTCGGCGGCGCGCGCTTCTTCGGCATACACCTGCTCTTCCCACGCCTCGTACCCGCCAAAGCCGACTTCCTTCCGCCGCAAGGTTCCGCGATCGAGCCACAGGGTCGCACGGGTCAGACGTTTCAGGAAGGTACGGTCGTGGCTGATGGTGATGAAGGCGCCCTTGTACCGGCTCAGCCAGTCCTCCAGCCAGTCGATCGCGCCGAGGTCCAGATGGTTGGTCGGTTCGTCGAGCAGCAACAGGTCCGGGTCTTGTGCCAGCGCGCGGGCGATGGCGGCCCGGCGGCGCTCGCCCCCGCTGGCGGTGGCCGCTTCGGTGGTCATGTCGATGCCGAGCTGTCCGGCGATGCTCTCCACCTCGTGCCGCTCGGGCGCGTCGTCCCCGGCAAGCGCAAAGTCCATCAGCGTGGCAAAGGGGGCGAAGTCGGGGTCTTGTTCAAGGAAGACGATGCGCGTGTTCGGCTTGATCCGGCGTTTGCCCCGGTCGGCTTCGATCCGGTCATCGATCAGCCGCAGCAGCGTAGTCTTGCCCGCGCCATTGCGCCCGATCAGCGCCAGCCTGTCGCCCGGCAGTACGTGCAGGTCGATCGGTTCCACATCGGGACCGCCGAACAGCCAGCGGCCGCCTTGTTGCAGGCCGAGGCCTTCCCAGGAGAGGATTGGAGGTTGTGCCATGTGAGCGCGCCCTTAGGGGCTTGCCCGCCCGCTGCCAAGGCGGTTCAGTCCCCGTCAATGCCGCCGCCGCCAATGCGGGCCCAAAAGGAGGAACCATCCATGATCCGTCAATCGCTTGCCCTGATCGCCGCCACCGCAGTTGCCACCTCGATGCTTGTCCCTTCGGTTGCCCAAGCCCAGCAGGTGGAGATCGAAGCCAACGGCCCGGTGATCGACCTGTCGGTGTATGAAAGCGTCACTGCCGAACCCGATGTCGCCACCGTGGGCGCAGGGGTGACGACCCGGGCGCCCACCGCGGTGGAAGCGATGCGGCTGAACGCGGTCGAGATGAGCCGCGTGATCGATCGGATCAAGGCGCTGGGCGTGGATGAGAAAAACATCCAGACGACGGGCATCAACCTCAACGCGCAATACGATTACGACCGCCAGACCCAGCAGCAGATCTTCCGGGGCTATCAGGTGTCGAACCGCGTCAGTGTGAAGCTGCGCGACATTGAACGGACCGGTGCGGCGCTGGATGCGCTGGTGGAAGCGGGGGCGACCGACCTTTCCGGGCCCAGCTTCAGCATCGAGGATGACGAGGCAGCCAAGGATCTGGCGCGCCAGCGCGCGGTGGAACGGGCGCATGAACGGGCACGGGCCTATGCCGCCATGTTCGGCTATGACGATGTCCGGGTGCTGTCGGTCAGCGAAGCCGTGCAGGGTCGAGGGCCTATGCCGGAAATGGCGATGCGCGCCGCCGCCGATGCGATCATGGTGCAGGGCACCCCGATCCAGGTGGGCCTTGCTGAAACGGGGGTAAGCATCTCGATCAAATACGAGATGGTATCGCAAAGTTCAGGAAACTGAACAGAAAGCTGAACGAATGCCGCGTGCCCCATTCACAACTTGTTCAATGCGCCGGGGCTAGGCATTACAGCATGATGACACGCCACTCCCGCCTTGCTCTGGCCCTTGCCGCGGCGACCATGACGGTCGGTCTTGGCTCTGCGCCCGCTGCGGCGGGGGACGGCATTTATTCGCAAGACCAGTCGCGCACCGATCAGGGCGATGCCCGCCGCGAAATGCGCGCCGGCAACCAGCTTTCCCTGCGCGAGATCGAACGGCGCATCCTGCCGCAAATGCGTGGCAGCGAGTATCTCGGCCCATCCTATGACAGCACGGCGCGCGCCTATCGGCTCAAGTTCATCAAGGATGGCCGCGTGACCTATATCGATGTCGATGCCCGCACCGGGCGGATCATCAACCGGTCCAATTGAGAATAGCGGGCGAATTGAGAGTGATGGCCGGGGGAAGAGCCGCCGTAAGCCTGTGCGCCTCGCTTGACGCGCGCGGTGCAAACGCGCAAGCGAGGGGCGACTTCTCGCCAAGATCGCAAGGAAATGGTGGAAAATGCGTATCCTGATCGTCGAAGATGAACCCACACTTGGCCAGCAGCTGAAATCGACGCTGGAGCACAATGGCTATGCGGTCGACCTGTCGACCGATGGCGAGGACGGCCACTTTCTCGGCTCGACCGAGGATTATGACGCCTGCATACTCGACCTCGGCCTGCCGGAGATCGACGGGCTGTCGGTGCTGGGCATGTGGCGCAAGGAAGGTCGTGACTTTCCTGTTCTGGTCCTGACCGCGCGTGACAGCTGGTCGGACAAAGTCGCGGGGCTGGATGCGGGAGCAGATGATTACCTCGCCAAGCCGTTCCAGACCGAGGAACTGATCGCCCGCCTGCGCGCGCTGATCCGTCGTGCGAGCGGCAACACGTCTTCCGAACTGACGGCTGGCGGCGTCCGGCTGGATACGCGTTCGGGCCGCGTCACTCTCGACGGCGAGCCGGTGAAGCTGACCGCGCAGGAATACAAGCTGCTGTCCTACCTGATGCACCACAAGGGCAAGGTGGTGAGCCGGACGGAGCTGATCGAACACATTTACGACCAGGATTTCGATCGCGATTCCAACACGATCGAAGTTTTCGTCACCCGTATCCGCAAGAAACTTGGTGCAGAGGTAATCACTACGATCCGTGGCCTCGGTTACAGCCTCGACGACCCGGCCGACGCCCCACGGGCGTAAGGCGCACGCCTCCGGCGATAGTCAGCCGTCTCTGGCCGAGGCGCCTGATTCAGCGCCGGGGCTGACGTCCGATCCTGCCATCCCCGCGCCGCAGCCGCGCGCCAGCCTTGCGCGGCGCATGGGATTTATCGCGACCGCGTGGATCATCGTGCTGCTGCTGGGCGGCGGGATCGCGCTCGAACGCACGCTGACAAGCCAGGTGCAGGCGAATTTCGACGAACAGCTCGAATACCAGCTGACGGCGATGATCTCCTCGGCGGAGATCGACAGCTTTGGCGAGGTCTGGTTCTACCGCTCGCTGGGCGACCAGCGGTTTCTTGAACCGGGCAGCGGCCTTTACTGGCAGATCGATGGAGAAGGATATGAACCGTATCCGTCGCGCAGCCTGTGGGACACGCCCTTGCAATTGCGCGGTGTCATCGAAGACGGCGCAGGCGGCTTTGTGGACGAGCCGCAGTTCTATGATTCCGCCCAGTTCGAGGGCGAGCCGCTGCGCATTGCCGAACGCACGCTGATCCTGCCCGGCAGCGACACGCGCTGGACCTTTGCCGTGGCTGCTGCGACCGAGGAACGCGACAACCAGATTCAGCGTGTGCGCTTCATCCTGTTCTGGAGTTTTGCGGTGCTGGGCCTTGGTCTGATCGGCATGGCCTTGCTTCAAATATGGTACGGGCTTTCCCCGTTACGCCGGGTGCGCGCGGCCATTTCCAAGCTGCGCACCACGGGCGAAAATCGCATCACCGAGCCGCTGCCGACAGAGGTTCAGCCGCTGGTGGATGAAGTCAACGCACTGCTCGA
It contains:
- a CDS encoding glycosyltransferase, producing MKHVLALSTLYPNAVNPRFGTFVARSLEALAKRGDWRVSVVNPIGIPPLALGRYRALSQLDEIGEEGGIAVHRPRFTLIPAVGARRNASAIAKAALPVIERIHAQTPIDVIDAQFFFPDGPAAAWIAQRLGLPLSLKARGSDITYWGGLDFAREQMLEAARRATGILSVSQALAEEMVGMGMPREKITLHYTGLDRDRFRPFDHTRLRAQISGEIGFALPDNAPLLVSVGALIARKGHDIAIGAQPMIEGARLVIVGKGEDEAHLRDLARDLGLADRVHFAGSLDHDLLPLILSAADVMVLPTSNEGLANAWVEALACGTPVVTCDVGGARELIACDTAGRLVERNPEAVAEGVNSILNNPPMRQAVAALVERFSWDNNAAELAAHYERLAKG
- a CDS encoding helix-turn-helix domain-containing protein; the encoded protein is MINRIREIRKAKGMTLADLAEACTPPTTAQTIGRLETGMRNLSTKWMDRIGTALGVDPEILVRSEAQPRARIVAELGFGEPEALPAPREAILPTEIAAQGSDAIMMVLEVTASIGEYRPGDMVWLRQVAPENAGSAINRDCLVPRPGGRFAFGRLIDQKGTLVGILPSQAGNKQQVIDNPPWIAVATMLVRPL
- a CDS encoding DUF6456 domain-containing protein, coding for MRKLVERELTSEGPRRGGERSKGRRSVTVNLGESPLSWLHARGHIDDRLFQAGEILRRDFERAQLSANVTMRWDPVRVKTTGDQVLSATERQVAAKQRFDGAIRAAGKGLEDVLWRVVCAGEGLPEAEKGLGWPARSGKLVLKLALDRVADYYRIR
- a CDS encoding helix-turn-helix transcriptional regulator; translation: MGKSILRYGLLYGAPLALVAITLQWAQYRYLVLSMPGEAYVAVVAAIFIALGIWVGMRLTAAPPAAEFERNEKAIASLGLTRRECEILDHLAKGSSNKEIARALKVSPNTVKTHVASLFAKLDVSGRGKAVEAARNLSLIP
- a CDS encoding DUF4199 domain-containing protein, yielding MLRYALIYGGIIGVVVIALMSLSLFGLGPDSAAATELAGYATMLVVLSLLFVGIKRYRDVEHGGVIRFSQGAAVGIGIAVVAGVIYAISWEVVLAVTDYSFIETYSQSMIDSVRASGLDPAAEAARIAEISQSMEAYRNPLFRLPITFIEIFPVGLIVALISALILKNPRVLPARAATGAGA
- a CDS encoding ABC-F family ATP-binding cassette domain-containing protein; this translates as MAQPPILSWEGLGLQQGGRWLFGGPDVEPIDLHVLPGDRLALIGRNGAGKTTLLRLIDDRIEADRGKRRIKPNTRIVFLEQDPDFAPFATLMDFALAGDDAPERHEVESIAGQLGIDMTTEAATASGGERRRAAIARALAQDPDLLLLDEPTNHLDLGAIDWLEDWLSRYKGAFITISHDRTFLKRLTRATLWLDRGTLRRKEVGFGGYEAWEEQVYAEEARAAEKLDAKLKIEAHWLERGVTARRKRNQGRLEKLYQMRAARAAMISDSGSAKLKLANDEEFKSKSVIVAEGISKTYDGRQVIKPFTLRIQNGDRIGIVGANGAGKTTLLKLLTGDLEPDTGTVQRARTLSGVMIDQQRKLLEPDATVRQILAEGGDWIDVRGVRKHVQAYLKDFLFDPKLVDTKVGIMSGGERSRLLLAREFARTANLLVLDEPTNDLDLETLDLLQEVIADFEGTVLIVSHDRDFLDKTVTITLGLDGSGKVDIVAGGYADWEARRRQPVQSKAKPAATASTAPAPAPAPPKADKLSYKDQRDYELLPTRIEELEAAIAKGEAILADPDLYTSDPKRFATISKGIENARAEKDAAEERWLELAERVEG
- a CDS encoding SIMPL domain-containing protein; this encodes MIRQSLALIAATAVATSMLVPSVAQAQQVEIEANGPVIDLSVYESVTAEPDVATVGAGVTTRAPTAVEAMRLNAVEMSRVIDRIKALGVDEKNIQTTGINLNAQYDYDRQTQQQIFRGYQVSNRVSVKLRDIERTGAALDALVEAGATDLSGPSFSIEDDEAAKDLARQRAVERAHERARAYAAMFGYDDVRVLSVSEAVQGRGPMPEMAMRAAADAIMVQGTPIQVGLAETGVSISIKYEMVSQSSGN
- a CDS encoding PepSY domain-containing protein, with protein sequence MTRHSRLALALAAATMTVGLGSAPAAAGDGIYSQDQSRTDQGDARREMRAGNQLSLREIERRILPQMRGSEYLGPSYDSTARAYRLKFIKDGRVTYIDVDARTGRIINRSN
- a CDS encoding response regulator transcription factor; its protein translation is MRILIVEDEPTLGQQLKSTLEHNGYAVDLSTDGEDGHFLGSTEDYDACILDLGLPEIDGLSVLGMWRKEGRDFPVLVLTARDSWSDKVAGLDAGADDYLAKPFQTEELIARLRALIRRASGNTSSELTAGGVRLDTRSGRVTLDGEPVKLTAQEYKLLSYLMHHKGKVVSRTELIEHIYDQDFDRDSNTIEVFVTRIRKKLGAEVITTIRGLGYSLDDPADAPRA
- a CDS encoding sensor histidine kinase, with the translated sequence MGFIATAWIIVLLLGGGIALERTLTSQVQANFDEQLEYQLTAMISSAEIDSFGEVWFYRSLGDQRFLEPGSGLYWQIDGEGYEPYPSRSLWDTPLQLRGVIEDGAGGFVDEPQFYDSAQFEGEPLRIAERTLILPGSDTRWTFAVAAATEERDNQIQRVRFILFWSFAVLGLGLIGMALLQIWYGLSPLRRVRAAISKLRTTGENRITEPLPTEVQPLVDEVNALLEHTERQAEEARMHAGNLAHALKTPLTVLTNAATAKDPNLNQAVFRETRTMQRHVDHHLARARAVGRRAVGQARTNVRQSAEAVRRAVERLYPNGRLDIAGSRDAVVAIERQDLDEIFGNLIENAAKYGGGSVFVTIDHEPDADQCVIWVEDDGTGIPEAERTRIFDRGARLDTGKPGTGLGLAIVRDVVEIYGGSVTLDESEDLGGLLVELRLPRA